Genomic DNA from Candidatus Koribacter versatilis Ellin345:
TCCACGCTAATATCGGCCTTCGCGTCTCCCGCCGACAGCACTTCGACTTCAACCGAAATGCGCGCAGCCGCCTTCGAAATGTCCTTCTGCCGAACATAAACGTTCGAAATGCGCGCGCTATCCCAGCCCTCCAGCCGCACCGGACGCCATATCCCGCACGTAACAAACGTCGGGCCCCAATCCCAGCCGTATTCGTAAGCAGCTTTCCGAACATAAGTCTTCTCGGGGGGCAAGGGCGCCGTCTTAGCGCGCCAAGGATCGCGCGCCGCAATCTTCGGCGCTTCCTTAATCACTGACGGAAAAAACACCAGCACCTCATTTGGTCCGGTTTTCAAATGCGATTTCACGTCTGCTCGCCACTCGCGGAACATGTTGTCCGCCTTCAACACCAGCGCTCCGTTCACGTAAACCTCGGCGAGCGTATCGAGTCCCTCGAAAACCAGGTCCACGTGCTGACGCGCCATCACCTCCGGTGATGCCGTGAACGTCGTTCTGTACTCCCAGTCAGCGTCCTGGGTCCATTGCAGCTTCGCCTCGTTATCGCGATAGAACGGATCAGGGATCAGCTTGGCATTCAGCAGATCGGTGTGCACGACTCCGGGAACCGTCGCCGGCCGCCACTCGGCGGGAATCAAGGATGTCCCTTCCACGCGCTGCCTGAACTGCCATCCGGATTCAATAGGAATAGAGAGCCTGCGCCCCTGCGTACCCGACGCGCCAAATGCAATCGCCTCAATTCCGAAAAGCACGAAGAGTACGAACCCGACGACAATCGTTTTTCTCATCATTTTGCCCTGTGATTTGAGGTACTCGAGCTTCCCATCCGCAGACAGCGAATGCCGCCCAAAAAGCAGCGGCACCATAGTAGAAGCAAAAACGATTTTCTGCAGTATTGAGCGCGCAGCGAGGTAAAAGCGTACCCGCACAATCGGAACACACGTTCAGCTTTCGGGTATTGAGACGTTAAGCAGGACTCTGGCGGAGGTGGGGGATTCGAACCCCCGATACAGCTTTTGACCGTATAACGGTTTAGCAACTAGCGAAGGCACAACGGGAAGCGACTCCCGAGGTTTCGTTACCGAGGATTATGTAAGTGTTTTATTTTCAACAACGTGCGGTTCTGGCGGAGAGGGGGGGGATTCGAACCCCCGATACAGCTTTTGACCGTATAACGGTTTAGCAATTTTGGGCTGGACCACCCTGCGACGTGGAATCAACAGTTTGGCGCGGAAACACTGCACTCTTTGTGGGTCAAATCATGGTATTCGGCACGCGATTGTGCAACCAGTGTGCAACCAGCAGACGTTCAGGATCTTTCACTGTAAAGGTTTCGTCAAAACCCGCATTTTATCAGTGCTCCAAACTTACCAAAATTTCGCTTCCAAGTTGCGGAAAACCGTTACACAAAGAGCCCGTGAGCACAGCCGTTCGAATCCCCCTAACCGTTCAGGAACTCAGCCGAATCTGCCTAGGAATCGTCAACACTTCTGAAATCGGAACCCCATGCGACAGCGATCAAGGTCTGTGAGCTTCATTGCGGAGTACGAGTACATCTGGCCGACGAGGAGGGCAACCAGTGGTGGATGGGATGGCGAGAACGAATGAAGTAGTTGAACTCACGAGAAAGCTGGGGGTTGCCAGGAGGGTGGATTTCGACATCGCTGGTATCCACCGCCAATATGTCGCGCTTGCATGGAGAGACGGCAGGATCGAACGGATCAGTCGCGGTCTGTATCGACTGGCCGGGATGCCGCGGAACCGACACTCTCGACTTATTGAGATATGCAAACGTGTGCCTCACGGAGTGATATGCCTGCAGTCAGCATTGTTCTACTACGGTTTCCTCGAAGACGAGCCACAGCAGCATTGCATCGCAATCGATCGCAAGAGTTGGCGACCGGTTATTTCGGACTGGGCAGTTCAGTTCATTCGGTTTTCCGGAGCGACATTCACTCAGGGAGTCGTAAACCTGACGCTTGACGGCGTCGCGATCCGTATCTACAGCCCAATGAAAACCATCGCTGACCTACTCAAATACCGGAATAGGCTCGGCATTGAATTAACAAACGACGCCCTCCTTGGCAGCGTTCGCACAAATCAATACAACCCTTATCGATTGCTACATTTCGCCCGCATCTGCCGGGTCGAGGCGTTGGCTCGTCTTTACATTCGCCGAGTCGGTTCGGGAAGAGAGTTCGAGGGTCGGCAAGCACGCTCGCTCTGGAGCGAGCGACTGTAGACAAGTTTCATCTGGCTTGAACGCTCACTTAACGCCGACCCACACCTACATGAAGCTCCCTAACACAAGGGCATCGAACGTCACTGCTCTGCAATCATTGCTTACGGCCATGCAAGAGGGAAAGAGTCCCTAGGCTGAGTATTCAGAACAGATGTCTGTGCCATTCCGAGGCGCATCGATTTAGGCTAGAATCCTGCTGTTCGTCCAACGAAAATGTCCTTAGAAGAGCTCTTGCAAGCTTGCAACGAGGTGGGGGATGCCGCTTCATGGGAGGAGTTCGTGCGTCAATTCCACCCCGTCATAGCAGGCGTCGTTCTTAGGACCTGCCGGCGGTGGGGCTGCAACTCACTTACCGTTGTTGATGATCTGGTGCAAGAGACATACTTAAAAATCTGCCGAGAACGCAAGATAATCCTAGGGCAGTTCAGCGCTGAACACCCGAATGCGTTTCATGGATATTTGAAGGTAATCGCAAGTAACTTGGTTCACGACTACTTTCGGGCATCACACTCCAAGAAAAGAGGCTCGGGACTAGAGGGGAACTCGGTAGAACCTGTGGGCGAAATGACAGAGAGCAAGTGTGAGTCCGGTGGTCCCCAGGCGATTCACCGAACAGTGCTGGTGGGGCAGATCGCCCGGGCGCTCGAGCAAGTGACCTCTGGCAGCGATGCCAGGCGAGATCAGATGGTCTTTTGGCTTTATTACCGCGACGGTCTAACCGCGTCCTCAATTGCTACGATACCGGGTATCGGCATGACAACTAAAGGAGTCGAAAGCCTGCTCTTCAGGCTTACCAGAGGCATTCGTGACCGACTGGTGAGCACTGCTGAGCAGAGGACGAAGGATTCCCAAGGCGCTCAACGTTATAAAGAAAGTGGGTTGGGACGTGACTGAGCTGAGACGTAATCATCCCGGTCCCGATGAACTGGCTGCCTCGGTCTTTGGCTTCGTGGACGAGAGCACTCGCGAGCACGTGGACTCGTGCCCGCAATGCAGCGAAGAATTGTCTCTCGTCCGCGAAACCCGCGCTCGCCTGCAACGGGCTGCCGGTCCGGAAGACGTTCATCCTACCCCGATGTGTCCGGACGAAGAGCGATGGTCTTTCCTGGCTGCCGGCCGGTTGTCCGCTTCTGAGGAGAAACAACTGCACGAACACGCTTCCGACTGCCTTCACTGTGGGCGATTGCTGAAACTTGCCGACGACGACCTTGCTGTGGAGCTCTCTCAAGAGGAACGGGCGACTATCGCCAGCCTCGCGAGCTCACGGCCCGCGCAACAACGCGCGCTCGGCGAACGAATGTCCGAGCTGATGGAAGCGGGTGCTGCGCGCGAACGTCGACCTTCGCCGCCCGCGCGTGCCCGCTGGCTTCGCTGGGCTCTCCCGGCGGCTACGGCTGCGCTCGCGGGGTGCGGGGCACTGTATTGGTCGCTTGAAGTTCGGCCCCTGCGCCACGCCGACAACCTCATCGCGGCTGCCTATACAAGCCAGCGTCCCTTCGATCTTCGGTTG
This window encodes:
- a CDS encoding RNA polymerase sigma factor, with translation MSLEELLQACNEVGDAASWEEFVRQFHPVIAGVVLRTCRRWGCNSLTVVDDLVQETYLKICRERKIILGQFSAEHPNAFHGYLKVIASNLVHDYFRASHSKKRGSGLEGNSVEPVGEMTESKCESGGPQAIHRTVLVGQIARALEQVTSGSDARRDQMVFWLYYRDGLTASSIATIPGIGMTTKGVESLLFRLTRGIRDRLVSTAEQRTKDSQGAQRYKESGLGRD
- a CDS encoding tetratricopeptide repeat protein, whose protein sequence is MTELRRNHPGPDELAASVFGFVDESTREHVDSCPQCSEELSLVRETRARLQRAAGPEDVHPTPMCPDEERWSFLAAGRLSASEEKQLHEHASDCLHCGRLLKLADDDLAVELSQEERATIASLASSRPAQQRALGERMSELMEAGAARERRPSPPARARWLRWALPAATAALAGCGALYWSLEVRPLRHADNLIAAAYTSQRPFDLRLPGAAYGPIRQQRGGATRRLDQPDLLQAEAELAIQLDKHKTDPDWLRAQARIALLEGDPSQAVALLEPLSQHEGVKPGTMMDLAIAYIALGDVSTSPRRESDYKKGLSLLDRSLTADPASAVALFNRALVLERLQRQPEAAAAWKEYLKVDAESAWAHEARAHVG
- a CDS encoding type IV toxin-antitoxin system AbiEi family antitoxin domain-containing protein, with product MARTNEVVELTRKLGVARRVDFDIAGIHRQYVALAWRDGRIERISRGLYRLAGMPRNRHSRLIEICKRVPHGVICLQSALFYYGFLEDEPQQHCIAIDRKSWRPVISDWAVQFIRFSGATFTQGVVNLTLDGVAIRIYSPMKTIADLLKYRNRLGIELTNDALLGSVRTNQYNPYRLLHFARICRVEALARLYIRRVGSGREFEGRQARSLWSERL